Sequence from the Aliidongia dinghuensis genome:
GACCCCGCTGGCCCGGACGCTGGACGACGTCGCGTCGGGCAATTGCAGCTTCACCATCACTTCGTGGGCTGCCGGGCGGTCGGATCGCATCGTCCGCGGCGAGGCCATGGCTGCGCTCGACTATGGCGTTGCGCTCCGCAAGGGCTTGAAGCTCGCTGACTATGACCAGCTGCATGGCCTGACGATCGCGCTGCCGCGCGGTCTCTTGATCGGCGATCCGTTCGACCACGATCCGGACCTGCGCAAGGTGCCGGTCTACGGTTACGAGCAGGCCATGACCATGGTCGAGGGCGGCCACGCCGACGGTGTCGTCGGTTCGTTCCTGACCCTGCATCGGATCATGCAGCGCCACGCCAGCGCCGATCGCTTCGACCAGGATTTCGTGCTGGCACACGTCGAGCTCGCGCTGCAGCTCAACAAGGCGTTCGCTCAGACCGACGCGGCTCGCCAATTGAACGAAGCGGTCGCGATGCTGCGCCAGGACGGCAGCGCGGAACGGATCATTCGCGCGCATTTCAGCATCGAGACCGACTGAACGCCAGGCAGCAGTACAGCTGTACCGGTCGATCGGGCTCAGGCTCCCGCCTCGAGCGCGATCAGGTTGGTCGCCCGCCACCGCTCGTCGAGCGCCAGCGTGAGCCGGTCGCCGGCCCGGACCGGGAGGGGCGTCGCCGCCGGGCTCACGGATTCGGACGACCAGAGCAGCATGTCGTCGAACCACAGCTCCTGGACCCAGAGCACGGCGGTGACGGTTCCCGGCGCCGCAATCGGCACCGTGACCTGGCCGGGCAGCGGTTCGAAGCCGCCGCCGGTATCGTAGCGGAATGTGGCGACCGGCGTTCGCTCGCCGAGGTAGCGGACACCCGCGCGGCCGTGACGATAGCCGCCGTTCGAGGCGCCGGGCTGCCATTTCCGTTCGCCATAGACCCGCGGCCGGGCGCGCTCGAACATGGCCTCGGCACCTGCCGCATCGAGCAGCGCGCCGAATTTGAGCCCGTAGCGATGCTCCATGTCGCCGACGGCCGCGCTGAGGTCGGCGAGCTCGGTCGCGGCATCGGCTTCGGGCCAGTCGCAAGGAATAGCCCGATAGCTGACCCGGTTCGGCATGGTGACGCAGTCGGCCGTCCCGAAGCGCCGGCGCAAGTCGAACACCAATGCCGAGCGTGCCTCGTCGGTTACGATGTGATTGGTGTAGACGAACGCCATCAGGGCATCGACCGGCTCGGGCACCGCGGCCGGGGCGAGCGTCGTGAGATCGGCCTCAAGGAAATCAATCCGGCCGTCGAAGCCGTTTTCGCGGGCGAGTGCCTGCGCCAGCTCGACATTGTCCCGATCGATCGCGACCACGTGGCGGGCGCCGGCCTCAAGCGCCAGGAAAGACAGGATGCCCGAGCCGCAGCCGGCATCGAGCACACGCATGCCCGGCCGGATCGCCCGGCGCATGGCGAGCCGGATCGCCTGCATGCGATCGACGCGCAACAGCAGGCGCAGGTGCATGGCGGCCGAGAAAAAGACGTCGCCCCGGGTGGGCGGCGCGGGGGCGTCGGTCATGAATTTTCTCCGTCGTCTCGGTTTTTTTGGCGTCTCGGATGTTTTTGGCGTCTCGGATGTCTTTTGTGTCTCAGGCGGCACGGATCTTGTCGAAATAGCGCTGCATGTCGTCATGCAGGCCGCGCGCTTCCTGCCGCAGGTTTGCCGACGCCCGATGGAGTGCGGCTGCGGCGGTGTCGGTCGTCTTCGCCGCCTCGGCGACGCCGACGATGTTCGACGACACGGCATTGGTGCCCTCCGCCGCCTGGCTGATGCTGCGGGCGATCTCCTGAGTCGTTGCCCCTTGCTC
This genomic interval carries:
- a CDS encoding methyltransferase domain-containing protein, producing MTDAPAPPTRGDVFFSAAMHLRLLLRVDRMQAIRLAMRRAIRPGMRVLDAGCGSGILSFLALEAGARHVVAIDRDNVELAQALARENGFDGRIDFLEADLTTLAPAAVPEPVDALMAFVYTNHIVTDEARSALVFDLRRRFGTADCVTMPNRVSYRAIPCDWPEADAATELADLSAAVGDMEHRYGLKFGALLDAAGAEAMFERARPRVYGERKWQPGASNGGYRHGRAGVRYLGERTPVATFRYDTGGGFEPLPGQVTVPIAAPGTVTAVLWVQELWFDDMLLWSSESVSPAATPLPVRAGDRLTLALDERWRATNLIALEAGA
- a CDS encoding substrate-binding periplasmic protein — protein: MCFGKGWRLAWAGLGVLLLLGVGRSGIAAELAAHLDACMIDEPPWGAAADPHRGIYPDIFGRIAAYTGLAIDYTPTPLARTLDDVASGNCSFTITSWAAGRSDRIVRGEAMAALDYGVALRKGLKLADYDQLHGLTIALPRGLLIGDPFDHDPDLRKVPVYGYEQAMTMVEGGHADGVVGSFLTLHRIMQRHASADRFDQDFVLAHVELALQLNKAFAQTDAARQLNEAVAMLRQDGSAERIIRAHFSIETD